The window CATTCATCAATCCATTCACTGTAGCTGTAGAGTTGCAACTTCTGGTTAAATATGTGTGGAAGAGAAAAAGGAACTATGAAGTTCTGTTTTAGATAAATTGTACTTACATGTCTATCGGCTCGGTTAAAGCTGTagagacaaataaataaaaaaaggttaagATATggctttttttccctttttttatttgttcagtTGCCAATATAATATATTGCACAGGTAAAAGACCATCCAAGACTAATCTCCAAGTCTAATCATTCTCAAAGAATAGCAAAATTAAAACACACTAAATGCCAATACCTGTTACAGTAGTGCTGAAGCTCTCTTGACAAATCCTGCATGAGGCTTCCCCAATTAGGTTTTTCATATCGCTGAAACAGGAGAACATCAAACATAAGTATACAACTAGGCAAGCAACAGCCTTAACTTATGGGACAGATCATCTACCAACAATATTGCACCCATGGCTTTCACAACACATACCAGAGGACTtctgtttcctttttttaatttgctCAACCATACATGAGACCATCTCCAAGATGGTTCCCTTATTTGAAATGGTAACAATGATGTTTCAAAGAAatccagagagagagagagagagagagagatgtttgATTATGTTGACAAAAAGATGGGGATAAATTAGGCCAAGGATCGTGGAGGTGTTGCTGGTAGATTGTATTGTTCCTTGGCAAAAGGAAATTATGGAACAGACAAAGAATTAAGTAAATGCTTACATGCGGCACTCAACACCAGTACCATGGTTGCAGAAAGGGCAGCTGAAAACAGTGTCAAGCTTGTCCATTCGCTTCTTAGGAGGCGGCTTCGCCCTTGACTTTCTCTTCCCCATATAGCTCAAGTCCTTTTCTTCAAGTTTCAACACATAAATAAGTTAGTTTATAGGACATTGTCTCTTGAAAAATATTCATCTGAATATAGGAAAATCTAACTGAATGTTATCAGGAAATTCTATAACCACCACAATAACATTCTAGAGTTCAATGAAACCATTGAAGTGCTCAGCAATCAAACAAATAACCTGAGAGCATATCAACACAGCCTAACAATaccacattaaaaaaaaaaaaaaacataacctAACAATAGAGTTTCTATGATTGGATTTTAGTTGACATAAAAAgcaaatgtaaaataaaataaaataaaataaaatgaataagtaCATTGCTAAATACATTATTAAAAATTGCATTCGCATGCATTGGATAGTGAAACAAATCATGCTTCCAATCCTAATGGTGATGGTTTGTAGTTGGTGGTGACATATTAGTGAAAGTACAAAGTTTCAAAAATGGTATTCTCATTCCAAGTTGTAGATTGCTAAGCACACACATAATCCATTCACTACCTAATATTTATGATTCATATTAGAAGTTTTATTCTACGGTGCAATATGTGGAATGAAATAGGCTTTTGTTTCAAAGATTTAACACTAAGAATGTTCgtgtttaaataatatttataattcatATAACATGTTTCATTCTATAATATAAACATGCGGAGTGGAACATGCTTTTATCTTAAGGATTTAATTCCAAGAAAATTTGGatttaaataattcaataaCTTTTGAATACCTATTTGCCCCTCAAAGCTGTTACTGAACTACGAACAATCTTTCACAGCTGTTTTGGAAGATAGTCTTCTCTCAATTGTTTGGaaattcttcaaataatttattgttttggaAGTTCTTCAAATGATAAATGATTTGACAAAAAAAAGGACATTCTTCGATAACACTTTTTTCTTCGCCCAAggtctttcaaataatttaatgatatcaAACAAGAAGAACTCAAATTATTCTCACTAAACCAAAGTGCTAGACAAAACCTTGAGATACATCCACATTAAAACCCAGATTAATTAGACTCATGAGGAATGTTGTGTTGGAGGTGTATATctggatttggatttggatttgaaattcAACTGCTTGAATCAAATATGTAAATTGAAGGACTTGAAGCCAATAActcatttttcatcaaaaaataaaataaaattgatgttAAAAGTTCTACACTAGATTTGCAGAGCTTTTCATCAAACAATGCCATGCATCATCCAataatgataaagaaaaaaaaaaaccctaatattTGACACAAGAAAATTATACGAGATCCAATGATCAGAACAAAAAAAAGCTCAAACAAACaaattcaaccaattttcggcATATGAATCAAATtcagaactctcaacattcttTAATTAAGCAAATAACAGTCCTTGCtcttcaggaaaaaaaaaaaaaaaaaatctacaaaaaCTATCTAGGTAGGGTTTGAAAGCATATATGAATAGGATAATTCTTTTCCCCGCTATAGATGAAAATATAAATGCATTtgtcatttttccttttatggaATATTTTCCGGCACCAAATTTCTCATTTAGCCTGTAACCAAAAACGGGTTTAGGATCTCTTTAAATCTGAAACTTTTCTTTCCTATCGGAAAAATTTTCCATCGGAGCACAAAAAAGAACATCAAGGTGAACCGAAGGCAACTTTATCATAGCTCCTAAATTAGCTTTGGATGCATCTTTCCACAATCGAAACTAGCTAAAATTTTCTGGGGAAAAAAccccgaaaaaaaaaaattgaaattacaatTTAGAAATAAGGAGAACGACAGATCATCAAAGAAGAAGAATCTTTGAAATTTAGATATCTAAAAATAACATAGAAATCAGCATCGACAACAAAAATTCGTTAGAAGAACGATCGCGTTTACCTGCAAACGCTTCGGATTTTGAAAAAACCCAGGCTTTGTATCTGCAATATTCTAAATAACCGAATTATGGAAATTCTAATCTCTTATTTATAGGTGTAGGGGTGCTCTCTCACGTGCCTTCGGGTAGCGTGCGTGACCATCattaataatcaattttaatatttgaatgaacTTGGAGTTTGAGTGTTTTCAACTTaggtttaatttaatttgagttGGACTCATGCCCTAAGGCTTCTAGTGAAAATGGGTGTACCAAATTCAATATTTGCATAATTTACAAATCTTTAAAAGCTTTGACTTTATGTGACTTATGTAATTCTTCTTTGATACTACTACGCATCGAGGAATCTAGAATTTGTTGTacgaataaaaaaataaacttataaaacaaaatttaggtatttataattttcttaattatattaagaaaaataaatttcctatatttattttaccatgaagaatatgaaaaaataaatataattaaaatcaattttaaaattatgtgttttagaattatttaatgttgatatgaaaaaaattgttataggaattaaattttatatttaatttaaaacacttttttttaaaaaaaaaagcatgtttgtcaataattttgaaaagtgtttttaaattttttaatatttttaaatttttacgGTGTGATTAGTGGTaactctaaaaaatatttttaatatttataatacttgaaaaaacaaaacttttgaagagttaaaaatgttaaaaatattttttgaaatcattatTAAACGGATCataaatgttttgtaaaatttaagaaatacttttaagtggtttttcttcaaaatactttcagatataaatatttttattaaaaatattgtttgtagtgattttatgaagtctttttaatatttataatactttaattttttttatcatttaaatattataaatgttacTAATActataaatgttataaatgCTTTATAGAATCACTCCCAAATACACTCTTAAAACCCGTAATTAtgagaaacattttttatttttctaacatttcaaattttttatcatctaagtgttataaaaaatataaacttttttctaaaataaagtatgtttgacaatatttccaacatttataatatttaaaagataattttttaaagtattataaatattataaacattttttataataaccGTCAAACACATTCTTAAAATTGCAtttcaaagtgatttttaaaaacatttataatatttctaatacttaaataataaaaaatttaaagtattaaaaatattaattgtatatttggtagttatttaaaaaagtgtttttagttatatatatatttgaaagataaaaattttaaaatgtaagaaagtctaaaaatacttcataaaattaCCACAAAACGTATTATAATAatgtttcataaaatcattacaAAACAGGCTCTCGCTGTATAAACATTATCAAACAtactataattttattataaaacacttttaaaatattttaaatttatatgcaACTAAAGAATAACTATCGATAAAAAAATGCacatagaaaaattaaatatttatggaAGTATTAAAAGTTGAGCatttattaaaatgtttttacgaaaatcatgattaaattataaatataaaatattaaaaatataattaaatatttttagatttaaagaATACATGAATTTTAGTTgatgaaaatgattgatttttttttttaaaaaatttataaaagatgTAATTTAAGCACTCAAATAGCTAAAATTAACATTGTATTCTTCTGCTTCCTTAGATGTTCAAAACATATGTATCCTAATCCAAGCAGTAGCTTCAACTGAGGGCACGAAACCTTCATCGATGGCGTTCATTCACCCGCCCGCTCTGCGAATTCCTCTGTTAACCTTCCAACCTCGCTCTTCTTCCAcaagaatcctcacattcttccccAAACTACTGTTCAAAAACCCTAGGAATTCCCTATATATCGTTTCCTGCTCGACTCCCAAGGCTATTCCGGCGACAGAACAAGAAGTCCTCGATGCCATCGCTGAGTCCGACGAAAAGAGCCTTCCTGCCGTGAGATCGTTCGAGAACGACTTAGCTCGGCTAACGATGGTCGGAGCCATTGATGTCGAGCAGGCATTGACGGCCGCTGCTGCCGACGGTGGCAATACGGCCGACGAGCACATTGCTTCCGGTATGGCGGCTATGGTTGTGGAGACTGTGTTTCCAGGTGCTTCGGACGAGCACAGCACAGTCTCGACCAGACTGGTCAGTATAGTTTATGGTTTTGTTTATACGACGAATTTGTTGGATGTTACAGAGATGCTAAATCCGATAACTTTATATCATCTTGAAATGTTAGAGATTTCGTGCTTACCTGAAATTTCTGCTCCTAAATCATGTGATGGTACCATCACGAAAAGTTCTCTTTATGGTACAGATGAGTCGTGATGTGCGATTTTTAATCGGCAActacaatgatttttttcttttttctttttgacctTCTTCTTGTTGAAATGTTGGCTCTAATTCCAGCGGTTGGGCAAtctgaaattttcaaaattttttggtgCTGAAAACTCAATTAAATATCTGATAAATTCATCGACTCCAAACCCAATTCCCCATCCTTTCAGTGTCATGTTTAACCTAAGTTGACTTGGGGTCTAGTTggaatacatacatatatatatatatatatatatatatatataatatggtGGATACACACACATATGTATAGTGGATAATGTCTTGGGATGCAGCATATTAGTGACATATGTAAAACTTTTGCAAATAAGCATTAATGTTTCATCTGATTAGCAAGGATgagattgatttattttagttaaataCCATGGCATTTACTCATTGAGGCACTTCAAGCTGATGGTGGATATTATTGGTGAGAAAACTAATGTCCTTAGATCTGTAATGCAGGACAGGATGATGGTGACTTTTGAATTAATGAGAGTATGATGGTGATATTAGATGCTACTTTGAAATGAAAAGATAATCTTGTCATTCTATTTGACTTTAATTGTTTGCATATTATTGCTACATTGGTTGAGTTTGAGATTTGGTTCTGTTTTGGGTATCTTGGATTAGCCAGGACTCAACAAAAACTGTATTTGTGCAGTAGATCTGTGAAGAGCAATGATACATAAACACGATGTGTGTGGTTTGTTGGAGTAATTGGGAATCTCACTCCTTTTCTCTCTCATACATGTAATCCTGCATTCATCTTTGTCTTCTGTTTGTACTTGCTTGTCACACATTACATGAATGCATATCCTCACTATTTTTTCAACCATCTTTAGCCTCTGTGGTTCTTCTAAATTTTCCAGCAATTAAATGAGTGATAGAACCTTATATTTACTGGTGCACTTGGGCATTTCCTTGATTTTTggtttatatataaaatggtGTGatgcttaatttttattttacaatcgTTTTTGGTCAGGTCATGTGCTCAGATTTTTATTAGAAACCAATAACTGTGCAATAGAAAAAGTATACTTAAAGTTTCTTTTGTTGGATAACCATCCAACCAGTCCTAAAGTTTATTGTTTGAACAGTTTTTGCCTGCCAGAAAAGTTAAAGAGAAAGCCAATAGGCTCAGAAGATCTTTCACTGAAGATTTTCTGTCAAGCACTACGTCTAAAGACATTCTTGCCATGACATTTAGACAAGTAGTTTTGCAACAGCTTTGGAACTTTGAATTAGTGTTGTTTATACCTGGAACTGAAAGGAATATGGAGGAACTTCAAGACTCACGAAAGGTTTGCTCCGCTTCCATATCTCCTATGCTTCCATGTCTTTATGTTCATGCCTTACTCTGTTGTAATATCATATTAGTATGTCTGTCCTGCAGGTGACTCATGGTACTGATAGGTTCAGTTCTGTTATGCCTTTCCTATCAGCAGGTTCCTGCATCTTTCTTCTTAAGCTCATCGGATGAAGGGGTCATTTCTGTGCTTGCAGAAGTCATCTGCATTTCTGCTCTTCAAACCACTGAAAGACACTTCCTTAACAACTTGCTGGGCCAaacttcaaataatttcttCAAATGGTTTCACAAGCCCAAGAGTGTTGCATCAAAAGATTCCTCAGTTATAATGTatgaattatttgaagatgagaTAGTTGAAAACGCCAAGAATCTGctagaaaatttcaattcaatgaaAGCAAATTATAAGTGTATCGAAACAAAAACGAAATACCATTGGTGGACATCTTCAGCAATCTCTAAATTGGAGAAGATTGGTGGTCCTGAGTTCAGTACTTGGACGAGTGAGTATATACCTGCTTACAGGCTACAGATTGACCCTGATAAACTTAAAAGTGTGAAGTTCGAAGGCTGGAAAAGATCGGCAGAGAATAGGTGGGAAGTTCTTCTCACCCACTCTCAAATGGTTCGTCCCTTGTTTTTGGACTTCATTTGTCCtttgttttttaacttcatTTGTTCCTTGCTTTTGGACTTCATTTGTCCCTTGCTTTTGGACTCAAATGAATAGTTTATGATAGCGACCAATCAATTAGTATTTACTTAGACATTAGGAGGCCCAAATATTGAAATGAATACAGACTGAACagttaattaatttgatattttcaaatcaatGCTCTCTTACTTGGAGTCTCTTTTAGTTTGCCACATAATATAAGTTTCTGTGTTGCTATTGTCATTGAGGGTAAGTTATTTGCTGTAAGTCCTTATGTTATGCAAGTTTCTTTGTGGTAATGATTACATAAATTTGCTCTGTTGACTTGCTGTGTGCATGTTTAAACCATCAATTGACAGACTGCTGGCATGATATACTGAACATCTATTTTGCGTAACATGTTTTTATACTTACATTTAacattatatttgttatttagGTCCAATCAGTGGTGAACCTGCATTCCAAAAATCAGTTGGATTGGTTTTAACAGATATTAGTGTTCTTCTTCCATGGCCAGATCCAATTCCTTCATGTCTGTATATAGAGAAGCCTATTCTAGCATAGGAATTTTTCCACATCCTTTTGCATCTATTTTACCAACTTGCCGGGTGGTAAGTGGTgatgagagggaaaaaaaattatttgtattttttatttattattttgatatttttctttcttcaatcaCTAGTTGTTACTTCAGCAAGGTGGTAGAGAGAGTGGGAAGAGTAGTAGTGCTCTCCTAAATAATGTGGATATGCCTATTTCAACAACTATGCCTACTTTACAAAAGGGCCTCACATGATTTTGTATTATCTCTTACTTATGCTGAAATTAGTCCATTGAGTGTAATTTATATCTTCTTATCTTGGCAATATTATgagtttaaataaattttgatgggGTTTGATTGCAGTGTCACTGGTCCTGGACCCTGTTTTCGTGTTAGACTTATTTTGGATGATAGTTGTACCTTGATGAGTGAATGCTTTCTATGTTTGGCCTGATTCTTATTTACAAATGCAGGTTGCATTGGCCAACATTCTAGATATGTATTATGAAGATCTCTACACGCTTCCTGATAAACAACTCTTATGTGGTGCGGGGTTTGCAAATTTCACCAACTTGTCCAAGAATAAGGTAGTCAAGTCTGTATTTGTACTTATGTTTTCTCTTAGTTAAACTTGAATATGGAAGCCTTGATTTCATC of the Vitis vinifera cultivar Pinot Noir 40024 chromosome 10, ASM3070453v1 genome contains:
- the LOC100248663 gene encoding uncharacterized protein LOC100248663 isoform X2, whose amino-acid sequence is MAFIHPPALRIPLLTFQPRSSSTRILTFFPKLLFKNPRNSLYIVSCSTPKAIPATEQEVLDAIAESDEKSLPAVRSFENDLARLTMVGAIDVEQALTAAAADGGNTADEHIASGMAAMVVETVFPGASDEHSTVSTRLFLPARKVKEKANRLRRSFTEDFLSSTTSKDILAMTFRQVVLQQLWNFELVLFIPGTERNMEELQDSRKVPASFFLSSSDEGVISVLAEVICISALQTTERHFLNNLLGQTSNNFFKWFHKPKSVASKDSSVIMYELFEDEIVENAKNLLENFNSMKANYKCIETKTKYHWWTSSAISKLEKIGGPEFSTWTSEYIPAYRLQIDPDKLKSVKFEGWKRSAENRWEVLLTHSQMVALANILDMYYEDLYTLPDKQLLCGAGFANFTNLSKNKRISSLLKILTISIASGIFLVAINVLGRLYFPRVNEVGKGPGNQPSLLPSEINCVQHNSLETTKMEAFCISIVKKIKDAFGWSGEIMAESSVGAWTGDLPIYLRVDKANHSGEDISNGTALLQRSDEEKKTSTQDIASYQVVLSVDGDIVGFQPTSRVAVNNWAVNPLAKELYKGKKLSPGLFETGLKIPRPNEVVIIELLMSVNSDACFALARPVQ
- the LOC100253769 gene encoding transcription elongation factor 1 homolog isoform X2; protein product: MGKRKSRAKPPPKKRMDKLDTVFSCPFCNHGTGVECRIDMKNLIGEASCRICQESFSTTVTATVNGLMNVSGSTTWRMMVI
- the LOC100253769 gene encoding transcription elongation factor 1 homolog isoform X1 codes for the protein MGKRKSRAKPPPKKRMDKLDTVFSCPFCNHGTGVECRIDMKNLIGEASCRICQESFSTTVTALTEPIDIYSEWIDECERVNNLEDDGHLEGRADA
- the LOC100248663 gene encoding uncharacterized protein LOC100248663 isoform X1; the encoded protein is MAFIHPPALRIPLLTFQPRSSSTRILTFFPKLLFKNPRNSLYIVSCSTPKAIPATEQEVLDAIAESDEKSLPAVRSFENDLARLTMVGAIDVEQALTAAAADGGNTADEHIASGMAAMVVETVFPGASDEHSTVSTRLFLPARKVKEKANRLRRSFTEDFLSSTTSKDILAMTFRQVVLQQLWNFELVLFIPGTERNMEELQDSRKQVPASFFLSSSDEGVISVLAEVICISALQTTERHFLNNLLGQTSNNFFKWFHKPKSVASKDSSVIMYELFEDEIVENAKNLLENFNSMKANYKCIETKTKYHWWTSSAISKLEKIGGPEFSTWTSEYIPAYRLQIDPDKLKSVKFEGWKRSAENRWEVLLTHSQMVALANILDMYYEDLYTLPDKQLLCGAGFANFTNLSKNKRISSLLKILTISIASGIFLVAINVLGRLYFPRVNEVGKGPGNQPSLLPSEINCVQHNSLETTKMEAFCISIVKKIKDAFGWSGEIMAESSVGAWTGDLPIYLRVDKANHSGEDISNGTALLQRSDEEKKTSTQDIASYQVVLSVDGDIVGFQPTSRVAVNNWAVNPLAKELYKGKKLSPGLFETGLKIPRPNEVVIIELLMSVNSDACFALARPVQ